ACACCGCCCATCGGATACCCGATGTGGGGATACGCTGCTCGCCACGATACTCCGTCCACGGGTGTCCGCGACCGACTCTATGCCCGGATCGCAATTCTTGAGGTTGGTACCAGCCGCGTGGCGATTGTCGGGTTGGATCTGGGACGTGCTCCGATGCGAGATTCAATGGAGCGTATTCGAGAACAACTGAAACCAGTGGGGGTCGGGTGTGTTCTGCTGGTTGCCAGTCATACGCATCATGGGCCGATACTCGAATTGGATAGTTGGCCAAACCGAACAACACCATATGTGCGACAGTTGGAAAAATGGTTAGTCCAGGGGATTTCCGAGGCAGCTCAGAAATGCGAACCAATTCGAATCAAGTTTGCAGGGGAGAATATTCCAGGGAATCGAAATCGACAATCGAAACAACAAAATCCTCCAGTCGATCAACAATTGAATGTGATTGTTCTGGAATCGATTAAGACTGGCAAACCCGTTGCTCATCTCGTTAACTTCCCGGCACATCCAACCATGCTACCCGCGAAATTAAATGAATTCTCCCCCGACTTCCCGGGATTTATGGCAAAGAAAGTTCAGGATGCATCGGGCGGGGTATGCGTCTATTTGCAAGGCGCATCCGGAGATTTAAGCGTTAATCCTCAGCGAGGACGATCTCCGGAAGAATTTGGTGAGTTTCTAGCGAATGAGGTTCTCCGTGTTGAGAAGCAAGCACAGCCACTCCGATCCGAAAACGTCATGCTAAAGTGGAATCGAGATGAATTTCGTTTTCGTCCGCGAACTTCTGTGACAAATCCGATTTTTCAACTGCTCGTCGGCCGTGCATTCTTTCCGGAATTAGTCGGCGCGTTTGAGCGGGAATATCGAGAAGGGGTGCGACCGGAGATGACCACACTCCTGATCAATAAGCAAATCGGAATGGTGGCGGTTTCGGGCGAATTGTTCTCGGCTCATGCGATTCGATTGCGTGAACGGGCAAAAATACCAATGCTCATGGTTCTTGGATGCACTAACGGATATCAGCAATATTTCCCGACGATCGAGTCCGTTGCAGAAGGTGGGTACGGAACCGAAGTTCCAGTGGCAATGGCTGAAGTGGGAGCTGGCGAAAGGATGATGGATCGAGCTCTCATGCGGATCCATCAGCTTCTCGGGAGACTTTCAGAATTGGATTTTCCTGAGAAATAATTAATGTTGTTGAATTCTCCAGGGGCTATCCGGCGGTTCGTGTGGCTCTCTTGCAATTTCCAAGAGTTGTGAGAGAGTTTTCAGTTGCTCCGAATCGAGATGGCCCAGTTGCCGAATATGACACTCGCGAAGTGGTGGGAGCACTTCACGAACCAGCGCCAGCCCGGCCTCGGTGATTCCAATTCGCACCATTCGCCGATTGTGGCTCGGTCGGTCACGCAGAACGAAGCCCCTGGCTTCTAACTTGTCGATAATTCGCGTGATATCAGGTGCCCGAGTCACCAACCGGGATGCCAACGCCAGCGTCGGGACGCTATTCGGATATTCCGCTTTCAAAAGCCTCAAGACGTTAAACTGCTGCGGGGTGAGATCGTATTTGCCAAACAATTCATCTTCCAGAGCGCGGAGCATATCATAGGTACGCCAAAGATTCAAAAACACACGTTGTTGTTCCGAATCAAAGCGGCGTGTGGTGTGATCTGTGGATGAGTTATGTGCAGAATCTGTCATACCGGAACTCAGTCGAAACCAGGAGACTAACGAATGGGCTGATCTTCTCAGATTCTGCACACTTTGGGTAGCTAATTCTTCGGATCGTTGGTGGTTTCTCGATTTTTGACAAAACGATCGAGGAATCGCACCATTTTCGGGTAGCAATCGAGCCGGTTTTTCAATTTGGCCAGACCATGCCCTTCGTCCTCGTAGCGAAGGTATTCGACTGGAATTTTGCGTTCTCGCAATGCCGCCACGATCTGTTCCGCTTCTCCCACTGGAACACGCGGATCGTTGGCTCCATGAATGACCATCATGGGGCAGCGAATTCGATCAACCTGGTGAATCGGGCTAATTTGGACGAGAAACTCTCGATCTGTCTCTAACGAACCATATTCCCGTTCTCGGTGTGCTCGCCGGTATGCACCTGTTTTCTCAAGAAATGTCACAAAGTTTGCGATCCCAACAACATTTATTCCCGCAGCCCAGAGATCGGGATACCCAGTAACGGCAGCCAAAACCATGAATCCCCCGTAACTCCCGCCATAGACAGCGAGGCGTTTGGGATCCACTTCGCGTTGTTCGCGGAGCCAGTAGGCTGCATGTGCGAGATCCTTCACGGAATCCATCCGTTTGCGAACGTTATCCGCGTTCAGATATTCCGTTCCATATCCACTGGAGCCACGAACATTCGGAGCAAGGACACCATAACCGCTTTTTACAAAGAATTCAAAGAGTGCATTGAATTGTGGGCGAGTTTGGCTCTCTGGGCCTCCGTGAGGATAAACAATGACAGGTCGAGGTTGATTCGGGCTCGCATCCGCGGCCGGATAGTACCAAGCTGGAATTTTTTTGCCGTCAAAGGATGGGTAATGAATTAATTTGGGCACGGTAAATCGCGACGTCGAAAGCCCCGCCTGACCCGCGAATGTGAGTTGATGTAACGATGGATTGTCGTTCTGTCCGATTGAAAATCGATAAATGTTATTCGCATGCTGTGGCCCACTCAGACTCACCACAACTTGAGATTCGTCGGGTGAAATCTCTAGATTTGAAATAACACTGAGAGGAATCTTTGGGATCGGGATTTTCTTTCCCGACTCTCGATGCTGAAGTTGTAGTTCACTTTGTCCGTCTCGATTGAGGAGCAGTGCGGAAATCTTTCCAGACTTGGAAAGCGATAAACCGTCAACTTCGTGATCGAGATTCTGAAGGACAACGAGTTTTTTCGATTGGATAGCGATTGAGGCGATGGCCGGGAAGTCCCCACCTCCGCTCGTTGTTGTGCAGAGAATCGATTGCCCATCCGGCAGCCAAGTTGCATGCTCAAATTGGACATCACCGTCGTGAGGGGTGAGAAGTGTGAGCTTCGCAGTTGCAACGTCGAGCAAAAAGAGATTTTGGTTGAAATTGGATTCTAAATGCCGGAGCAAAAGATACCGATCATTCGGCGAAAACCCCAGAACGGAGAGATACCCTCCAGGACCTTCACAAAGTCGTTGTGGTTGGGCTTTTGGATTCCATTCTTGAACATAAACATCAAAACGACTGGGATTTTCACGAGTTGCCGTATATGCGATGCGTTTCCCATCGTGTGAGAACGCACCGAATGTGTGAACTGCGTCTGGTCGCTTGGTTAAATCGGTAACCTCCCAACCATCGCCAATCCCATGATCGGTGTTTCCCGAAGTGCCGAACAATCGAAAGAGTTGAGTTTGTTCGTTCCCGCCTTGGTCAACCGAGAAAATGATCTCATGCTTCAATGGATGAAAATCAAAGCCTCGAACCGGCTCATTCAGAAAGGTGAGCTGTGTCGGCCAACTACCATTCTGATCAATCTGCCAGATTTGCGTCGTTCCTGTGATGTTCCACAAAAATGCGATCGAGCGTCCATCCGGAGAAAATCGGGGTGAACTTGTCGTTCGGATGTTGAGATATTGTTCAATATTTGGAGTAACCATAACTCATGATCTCAAAAGGTCACGGAATCGATTTGGAGGTTGTCGAAAGTTTGTGAATCGTTTGCGGCGACAAGGCCTTGGGAAAGATCGATACTTCGTCCAATCGGCCTTCAAGTCCTGAAAACCCATCGGATCGGCCGCCGAAAAACAGCGTGGGTGAAAAGTCGAGTGATGACGTCCACTGGTGTTGGAGTTCGAGTTCGCCATTCAGATAGAGTTGTGATTCCGACCCACGTTGGACCCAAGCGAAATGGTACCATTTCTTGGGCATTAATGGGGTTTTTCCAAGTGCAGTTTCCTGATGCCGATTTCCATTGTACAGGAAGAGCACACCGGGGCGATTGAGTGCTTTTCCGCTGATCCCCAGGTGAACACCTTTGGCCTGCTGGTCCCCGTCTTGGCCACTTGAAATGAGGTAGCCGGTGATGGGTCGGTCTTCCGTGGGCATTCCATTCCAGACCCAACCAGAGATTGTAAATTCTGTCGTCGAAGAAATTTGTGAGCGAATTCGGCCACCTGCGAAGTGAATACATCGATTCATTCGGTTCGATTCCAGTGCCGGGCCATCTAAACCAAATACCACACCGGGTTCACGAGTCGCATGATTCATCCCGATATGGGAATGCAGGATTTCACCGGATAATTCTTCAAAATGAAAATACTGATTCGGTTTGGATTCAATTGTTAATTTCGTAGCGTCATCTTGAATTGGCGGTGGTGTCTTTCTGGGACGGTTCGCGAGTTTTTCAAATGATTTGAGGAGTAATCCGGTGATTTGTGGCTCAGCATCAATGCTCAGCCCTGCGGTTCGAGCCGGCCATGTGGTGTATCCACCTAACGTGTGTTGTTCGGGTGGGGGAATGTATCCCTCCGCGCCGTTGGCCAACTCAATGACACAAGTCGTTTGGAAGGGACTAAATCGCTTTAATTTTAATCCCGTAATTGCAAAGACTTCATTTGGGATTGCTGCAATGGCGAATTCGTTCATCCGGATCGATTGGAGACGCAACTCTCGCCGTTGGTCTTGATGAATGAGAAGTTGTTCTCGGGCATAGATTTCGGGCTGCGAGATGGGCAGGGGTGTTTGTTGCTTTTTGACGATCTCTTTCGCCCACCGGAGTTGTTCTTCAGAAGGAAGGCGTCGTGAAAATGTGACTTTTTGTTCGTCCATGTCCAAGTGGTTCACGACTTCATATTTGATCGTTTCAATTCCACGTTTTGCATGATTCACGAGATCCCGAACATAGGATTGCCGATCGGTCCATGGGCGGGACTGCGAGTAATCCATCCATTGAAGGTCGCCACTGGTTCCTTGCGACATCATCACGACCGGATGCGCTTGATTCTTGGCTAATTCTTGGCTAAGGGTAGCGCAATACTCGCCAAAATAGTCTGCAGATACCCCACTTGAGCCAAAATAATGCATTGAGAAATTGGAGAGAACGGCAAGAAGGGGGCCATTTGGTTTCCGAAAACTAACGATGGTCAGATCGGGATCTTTCGGGCCGGAAGGGCCGATAAAATCCGGAGATTGATATCCGGGATGCATATTGGCGCGAACATTCGTTCGTCCAAATGGGTCGGCTCGCATTCGATCCGATCGAAGTATCCATCGTCGATTATGGGTAAATGACTCGGCATTGATGACAGTGTATCCCATTTCGGCTTGAGTTCGGGTGCTATCGGCCATTCGAGCGACCCGGACGAGGTGAGCCATCAAGAATTCCCGATATTTCGGATCGGGATCGCTCCCCAAACAGCCCATCACAGCCGGGGCGGTATGGGTATGAGTTGCAGAAATCAGTTGGCGTTCGATTGGAATTGAAAGTGATTCTTGAATTTGTTGCTTAACAAGGTCGAGAAACTCTCGGGGCATCATGCAATTATCAACGACCATCAACAAGATGCGAGTCGAGCCTTGTTGGAGAATGAGGCAACGTGCGTGGAGTGGATCTGAAATCTT
This DNA window, taken from Tuwongella immobilis, encodes the following:
- a CDS encoding neutral/alkaline non-lysosomal ceramidase N-terminal domain-containing protein — its product is MDILFKLSRFGEVRYSQQLNRFFQFVFVFGIWVSFVGQMFAQPIRGGASIIDITPPIGYPMWGYAARHDTPSTGVRDRLYARIAILEVGTSRVAIVGLDLGRAPMRDSMERIREQLKPVGVGCVLLVASHTHHGPILELDSWPNRTTPYVRQLEKWLVQGISEAAQKCEPIRIKFAGENIPGNRNRQSKQQNPPVDQQLNVIVLESIKTGKPVAHLVNFPAHPTMLPAKLNEFSPDFPGFMAKKVQDASGGVCVYLQGASGDLSVNPQRGRSPEEFGEFLANEVLRVEKQAQPLRSENVMLKWNRDEFRFRPRTSVTNPIFQLLVGRAFFPELVGAFEREYREGVRPEMTTLLINKQIGMVAVSGELFSAHAIRLRERAKIPMLMVLGCTNGYQQYFPTIESVAEGGYGTEVPVAMAEVGAGERMMDRALMRIHQLLGRLSELDFPEK
- a CDS encoding MarR family winged helix-turn-helix transcriptional regulator, which produces MTDSAHNSSTDHTTRRFDSEQQRVFLNLWRTYDMLRALEDELFGKYDLTPQQFNVLRLLKAEYPNSVPTLALASRLVTRAPDITRIIDKLEARGFVLRDRPSHNRRMVRIGITEAGLALVREVLPPLRECHIRQLGHLDSEQLKTLSQLLEIAREPHEPPDSPWRIQQH
- a CDS encoding S9 family peptidase; translated protein: MVTPNIEQYLNIRTTSSPRFSPDGRSIAFLWNITGTTQIWQIDQNGSWPTQLTFLNEPVRGFDFHPLKHEIIFSVDQGGNEQTQLFRLFGTSGNTDHGIGDGWEVTDLTKRPDAVHTFGAFSHDGKRIAYTATRENPSRFDVYVQEWNPKAQPQRLCEGPGGYLSVLGFSPNDRYLLLRHLESNFNQNLFLLDVATAKLTLLTPHDGDVQFEHATWLPDGQSILCTTTSGGGDFPAIASIAIQSKKLVVLQNLDHEVDGLSLSKSGKISALLLNRDGQSELQLQHRESGKKIPIPKIPLSVISNLEISPDESQVVVSLSGPQHANNIYRFSIGQNDNPSLHQLTFAGQAGLSTSRFTVPKLIHYPSFDGKKIPAWYYPAADASPNQPRPVIVYPHGGPESQTRPQFNALFEFFVKSGYGVLAPNVRGSSGYGTEYLNADNVRKRMDSVKDLAHAAYWLREQREVDPKRLAVYGGSYGGFMVLAAVTGYPDLWAAGINVVGIANFVTFLEKTGAYRRAHREREYGSLETDREFLVQISPIHQVDRIRCPMMVIHGANDPRVPVGEAEQIVAALRERKIPVEYLRYEDEGHGLAKLKNRLDCYPKMVRFLDRFVKNRETTNDPKN
- a CDS encoding LamG domain-containing protein — protein: MSGVQFRFVSILVCCLLPTASVFAAPFEVGAAIIDVTPERFPVAVNCSFTQRLESKISDPLHARCLILQQGSTRILLMVVDNCMMPREFLDLVKQQIQESLSIPIERQLISATHTHTAPAVMGCLGSDPDPKYREFLMAHLVRVARMADSTRTQAEMGYTVINAESFTHNRRWILRSDRMRADPFGRTNVRANMHPGYQSPDFIGPSGPKDPDLTIVSFRKPNGPLLAVLSNFSMHYFGSSGVSADYFGEYCATLSQELAKNQAHPVVMMSQGTSGDLQWMDYSQSRPWTDRQSYVRDLVNHAKRGIETIKYEVVNHLDMDEQKVTFSRRLPSEEQLRWAKEIVKKQQTPLPISQPEIYAREQLLIHQDQRRELRLQSIRMNEFAIAAIPNEVFAITGLKLKRFSPFQTTCVIELANGAEGYIPPPEQHTLGGYTTWPARTAGLSIDAEPQITGLLLKSFEKLANRPRKTPPPIQDDATKLTIESKPNQYFHFEELSGEILHSHIGMNHATREPGVVFGLDGPALESNRMNRCIHFAGGRIRSQISSTTEFTISGWVWNGMPTEDRPITGYLISSGQDGDQQAKGVHLGISGKALNRPGVLFLYNGNRHQETALGKTPLMPKKWYHFAWVQRGSESQLYLNGELELQHQWTSSLDFSPTLFFGGRSDGFSGLEGRLDEVSIFPKALSPQTIHKLSTTSKSIP